The following DNA comes from Chiloscyllium plagiosum isolate BGI_BamShark_2017 unplaced genomic scaffold, ASM401019v2 scaf_18352, whole genome shotgun sequence.
AACACGAGAACACGAGAACACGAGAACACGAGAACACGAGAGAGCGAGAACGCGAGAGAGCGAGaacgcgagagagcgagagagcgagagagagcgagagagcgagagactgCGAGAGTGCGAGAGTGCGCGAGTGCGCGAGAGCACGTGAGAGCGCGGGAGCGAGGGAGCGGGGGAGCatgcgagagcgagagcgagagcgagtgagcgcgagagcgcgagacagCGAGACagcgagacagcgagagacagcgagagacagcgagagcgcgcgcgagactGCGAGAGTGCGCGCGAGACTGCGAGAGTGCGCGAGACTGCGAGAGTGCGCGAGACTGCGAGAGAGCGCACGAGAGCGCGAGCGCACGAGAGCGCGAGCGcacgagagcgcgagagagcgcgcaagaccgcgcgagagagcgcgagagagagcgagagagagcgagagagagcgagagagagcgagagagagctgCGAGAGTGCGCGAGACTGCGAGAGAGCGCACGAGAGCGCGAGCGCACGAGAGCGCGAGCGcacgagagcgcgagagagcgcgcaagaccgcgcgagagagcgcgagagagagcgagagagagcgagagagcgagagagcgcgagagagcgcgagagagcgcgagagcgtgagagagcgcgtgagagCGCGAGAGATCATGCGAGAGATCatgcgagagagcgcgagagagcgcgagagcgtgagcgcgagagagagcaTGCGAGAGAGCatgcgagagagcgcgagagagcgcgagagagcacgagagagcacgagagagcacgagagagcacgagagagcacgagagagcacgagagagcaCGAGATAGCGAGAGACAACGAGAGATAGCGAGAGCGCGAGAGACTGCGAGAGTGCGCGAGACTGTGTAAGAGAGCGCGTGAGAGCGCGGGAGCGGGGGAGAGCGCGAGAGCACGAGAGCGCGAGAGCGCAAGAgcgagagcaagagcgcgagagattGCGAGAATGCACGAGACTGCgcgagactgtgtgagagagcgcgtgagagCGCGGGAGCGAGGGAGCATGCGAGGGAGCATGCGAGAGCACGAGAGCGCGAGTGAGCAAGTAAGCGAGAGTGAGCGAgtgagcgcgcgcgagagagcgagagagagagagagagcgagagagagcgagagactgCAAGAAAGCGCGAGACTGCGAGAGTGCGCGAGAGAGCGCGTGAGAGCAAGAGAGCGAGGGAGCGAGGGAGCGAgggagcgcgagagcgcgagagcgcgagaacgagagaacgagagaacgagagaacgagagaacgagagaacgagcgagagagagcgtgagcgagagagagcgtgagcgagagagagcgtgagcgagagagagcgagcgagagagatagtgagcgcgagagagcgagagagcgcgagagagcgcgagagagcgcgagagagcgcgagagagcgcgagagagcgcgagagagcgcgagagagcgcgagagagcgcgagagagcgcgagagagcgcgagagagcgcgagagagcgcgagagagcgcgagagagcgcgagagagcgcgagagagcgcgagagagcgcgagagagcgcgagagagc
Coding sequences within:
- the LOC122546043 gene encoding putative uncharacterized protein DDB_G0271982, with product RERESERARESARERESVRERVRAREIMREIMRESARERESRESARERERARESARE